The Anolis carolinensis isolate JA03-04 chromosome 2, rAnoCar3.1.pri, whole genome shotgun sequence genome has a window encoding:
- the tmem271 gene encoding transmembrane protein 271 codes for MKWGARGACAALSSCLLLACALSAAAVGLKCFSLGTELKGEPFRLGSAAGAFYSGLLLAAGLTLLGAALFCCRGADEAADAEAPSPRAEGGNAVAAVPISSHGRDGDEPQPLPAPSPPKVSPGGRQNFLLLGVLVFMLGVLSAFAGAVIDGDTVSLVEKKYSHYCLLQAAGGGAAAAGGVGGSNRPSSASSSLAALRCQKLRDYQRGLVISTIFNALECLLGLLNLLLVKNYKAAQQRGARRRQQRRREASHFARRRRRRRRRRRGEAARGGGGLQGSIFSSEDPDISPGVPCPFQAVSYINVGVFHVFDEAGVEVHCGGHPSVELPGYSPMDPEMDTSYPYCPPLPHEQPPAYEEIYPRESSTTHRV; via the coding sequence atgAAGTGGGGCGCCCGGGGAGCCTGCGCCGCGCTCTCCAGCTGCCTCCTCCTCGCCTGCGCCCTCAGCGCCGCCGCCGTGGGCCTCAAGTGCTTCTCGCTGGGCACGGAGCTCAAAGGGGAGCCCTTCCGCCTCGGCTCCGCCGCCGGCGCCTTCTACTCGGGGCTGCTCTTAGCCGCCGGCCTCACGCTCCTCGGGGCCGCGCTCTTCTGCTGCCGGGGCGCCGACGAGGCGGCGGACGCGGAGGCGCCTTCCCCTCGAGCCGAAGGAGGCAACGCGGTGGCGGCGGTGCCCATCAGCAGCCACGGCAGGGACGGCGACGAGCCCCAGCCGCTCCCGGCGCCCTCCCCGCCCAAAGTCTCCCCCGGCGGGCGGCAGAACTTCCTCCTCCTCGGGGTGCTCGTCTTCATGCTGGGCGTCCTCAGCGCCTTCGCCGGGGCCGTCATCGACGGCGACACCGTCTCTCTCGTGGAGAAGAAGTACTCGCACTACTGCCTCCTGCAGGCGGCTGGAGGAggtgcagcagcagcaggaggagtaGGGGGATCCAACCgaccctcttctgcctcctctTCCTTGGCGGCGCTGCGCTGCCAGAAACTGCGCGACTACCAGCGCGGCTTGGTCATCTCCACCATCTTCAACGCCCTGGAGTGCCTCCTCGGCCTGCTCAACCTGCTCCTGGTGAAGAACTACAAGGCGGCCCAGCAGAGAGGGGCGAGGAGGAGGCAGCAGAGGAGGCGAGAGGCCTCCCACttcgccaggaggaggaggagacggaggaggaggagaaggggagaagcagcaagaggaggagggggcCTCCAGGGCTCCATCTTCTCCAGCGAGGACCCAGACATCTCCCCAGGGGTGCCGTGCCCCTTCCAAGCCGTCTCCTACATCAACGTGGGCGTCTTCCACGTCTTCGACGAGGCCGGCGTGGAGGTGCACTGCGGGGGACACCCCTCCGTCGAGCTGCCGGGCTACTCGCCTATGGACCCGGAGATGGACACTTCCTACCCCTACTGCCCCCCGCTGCCGCACGAGCAGCCCCCAGCCTACGAGGAGATCTACCCGCGGGAAAGCTCAACAACACACAGGGTCTAG